The following are encoded in a window of Nostoc sp. UHCC 0302 genomic DNA:
- a CDS encoding endo-1,4-beta-xylanase translates to MNKKHLFNRRQTLLLGLGSIVSMSTLALGSTLKPQQASNHQKRNFAASGNLPLARRAAAKGLIYGAAVRKYALSSDAQLAARFTRECAMLVPEWELKWNFLRPKPNTFNFAPADWLAAFAQTHRMLFRGHTLVWHEPHALPEWFSIVNSQNARQILLEHIATVVGHYAGKIHSWDVVNEAISVKDGRSDGLRETPWLKFLGSDYIELAFRAAAKADPKALLVYNDYGLDYDTPEADAKRTAVLKLLKRLKSRGTPIHALGIQAHLSASETRFNPQKLQKFLSDVASLGLKILISELDVKDKELPVNINIRDRLVAATYEDYLSVVLDEPAVTAVITWGLSDRYTWISEFEARPDSLPVRPLPLDADINRKLAWNAIARAFDQAPKR, encoded by the coding sequence ATGAATAAAAAACATTTATTCAATAGACGGCAGACATTGTTGTTAGGCTTGGGTAGCATTGTTAGTATGAGTACTCTGGCGCTAGGAAGTACATTGAAGCCTCAGCAAGCTAGTAATCATCAAAAGAGAAACTTTGCAGCAAGTGGGAACCTTCCTTTAGCTCGACGAGCTGCTGCTAAAGGATTAATTTATGGTGCAGCAGTCAGAAAATATGCCTTATCTTCAGATGCCCAGTTGGCAGCAAGGTTTACCCGTGAGTGCGCCATGCTAGTACCAGAATGGGAGCTAAAGTGGAATTTCCTTCGCCCGAAACCGAATACTTTTAATTTTGCCCCTGCTGATTGGTTGGCTGCTTTTGCACAAACTCATCGGATGCTATTCCGCGGACATACTTTAGTTTGGCATGAGCCTCATGCTTTGCCTGAGTGGTTTTCAATTGTTAATAGTCAAAATGCTCGGCAAATATTGCTAGAACATATTGCAACGGTTGTAGGTCATTATGCAGGAAAAATTCATTCTTGGGATGTAGTCAATGAGGCAATTAGCGTCAAAGATGGACGATCTGATGGACTGCGAGAGACACCGTGGCTGAAATTTTTGGGTTCAGATTATATTGAACTTGCTTTTCGGGCAGCAGCTAAAGCAGATCCTAAAGCATTGTTAGTCTACAACGACTATGGACTCGACTATGACACTCCCGAAGCTGATGCTAAGAGAACTGCTGTGCTGAAACTACTAAAAAGATTGAAGTCTAGGGGTACACCAATTCATGCCCTCGGAATCCAAGCTCACTTATCGGCCAGTGAAACTCGCTTTAATCCCCAAAAGCTCCAGAAGTTCCTTAGTGATGTAGCCAGTTTGGGTCTCAAAATCCTAATTAGCGAGCTGGATGTAAAAGACAAAGAATTACCTGTGAATATTAACATTCGTGATCGCTTGGTCGCTGCTACTTATGAAGATTATCTTTCAGTAGTGCTAGACGAGCCAGCAGTGACAGCAGTCATTACCTGGGGATTGAGTGATCGATATACATGGATTTCAGAATTTGAAGCCAGACCAGATAGTTTGCCAGTTCGTCCTCTACCGCTTGATGCAGATATAAACCGCAAGTTAGCATGGAATGCCATTGCTCGTGCTTTTGATCAGGCTCCTAAACGTTAA
- a CDS encoding WecB/TagA/CpsF family glycosyltransferase, whose translation MKNSLIEFNIPQALQMLDVTIHPLSISQLNALITEAVRQKQKWIFAHQNLHSIYLYHRNPKMRAFYAKAEFTHIDGMSLVFLGKLLGFSLQRQQRVTYADWMAPLMAEAAYRGWRIFYLGSKPGVAEQGAKILREEFSGLRITTAHGYFDARHDNKENQAVLEQINQYQPHVLMVGMGMPRQENWILDNLEQISANVILPCGAAIDYVAGAIPTPPRWAGKTCLEWLFRLVAEPGRLWRRYLIEPWFLLKLFLLEGWKSIQRRWLRN comes from the coding sequence ATGAAGAACTCTTTAATTGAATTTAACATTCCTCAAGCACTTCAGATGTTAGATGTTACTATTCATCCTTTATCTATTTCTCAACTTAATGCTTTAATTACTGAAGCTGTTAGACAAAAACAAAAGTGGATATTTGCCCATCAAAATTTACATAGCATCTATCTTTACCATCGTAATCCCAAAATGCGTGCCTTTTACGCTAAGGCTGAATTTACACATATAGATGGCATGTCTTTAGTATTTTTGGGAAAGCTTTTAGGTTTTTCTTTACAAAGGCAGCAAAGGGTGACATATGCAGATTGGATGGCTCCTTTAATGGCAGAAGCTGCATACCGAGGTTGGCGAATATTTTATCTGGGATCAAAACCAGGGGTAGCAGAACAAGGTGCAAAAATTTTACGGGAAGAGTTTTCCGGCTTGCGAATAACTACAGCACATGGTTATTTTGATGCTCGTCACGATAACAAAGAAAATCAAGCTGTATTAGAACAAATAAATCAATATCAGCCCCACGTGCTGATGGTTGGTATGGGTATGCCGCGACAAGAAAACTGGATATTAGATAATTTAGAACAGATTTCAGCTAACGTTATTCTGCCATGTGGAGCAGCTATTGATTATGTTGCGGGTGCAATTCCTACTCCGCCAAGGTGGGCAGGAAAAACTTGTTTAGAGTGGTTATTCCGCTTAGTAGCTGAGCCAGGACGGCTGTGGCGACGCTACTTGATTGAGCCGTGGTTTTTATTGAAACTATTTTTACTTGAAGGCTGGAAAAGTATCCAGCGTCGTTGGCTCAGGAATTAA
- a CDS encoding glycosyltransferase, translated as MKILQIITQMEAGGAQKVAMLLADALRNRGHEVEICFLYIKRPIYLDSHGVKFLLEHKPSLLDYIKIVIKLNEYLRSYQPQVLITHTHYANVLGQFVARLCGIRKRIAVQHNPVFTYPKIAALVDLTMGITGFYSANIAVSQVVVDSVVNYPIGYKKLLKKIYNGIPALKVGNSPIQVHSQWCLPENVPLLINIGRLAKQKNQAIILETLLQIPEAHLLLLGDGELRNFLENRIAELGLKERVHCLGELKSDDVLALLSIANIFIFPSLYEAMPMALLEAMSLGLPIVASDIPAMQEVLGDAGILLPANSVEEIVKAIRQVLGSSKLANHMRECSLKRAYLFSLEKMVESYEELFN; from the coding sequence ATGAAAATTTTACAAATAATTACTCAGATGGAAGCTGGAGGAGCACAAAAAGTAGCAATGCTATTGGCTGATGCTCTACGCAACCGAGGACACGAAGTAGAAATATGTTTTTTATATATTAAACGCCCTATTTATTTAGATTCTCATGGTGTAAAGTTTTTACTAGAGCATAAACCCTCACTTTTAGATTATATAAAGATAGTTATTAAGCTAAATGAGTATCTCCGCTCCTATCAGCCACAAGTGTTGATCACTCATACTCATTACGCCAATGTATTAGGACAGTTCGTTGCTCGTTTATGTGGCATACGTAAGCGAATAGCAGTACAGCATAATCCAGTATTCACCTACCCTAAAATAGCAGCTTTGGTTGATTTAACTATGGGTATTACAGGTTTTTACTCTGCTAATATTGCTGTTTCCCAAGTAGTAGTAGATTCTGTAGTTAATTATCCTATTGGATATAAAAAGCTTCTCAAAAAAATCTACAATGGCATTCCAGCTTTAAAAGTTGGAAACTCTCCTATACAAGTTCATAGCCAGTGGTGTTTACCAGAAAATGTACCTTTACTTATCAATATAGGTAGACTGGCTAAACAGAAGAATCAAGCTATTATTCTAGAAACATTACTCCAGATACCAGAAGCCCATCTACTACTTTTAGGCGATGGTGAACTACGTAATTTTTTAGAAAATAGAATAGCAGAATTGGGACTTAAAGAAAGAGTTCACTGCTTAGGGGAACTGAAATCAGACGATGTTCTGGCATTACTGTCTATTGCCAACATATTTATATTTCCTTCTTTATATGAAGCAATGCCTATGGCTTTATTAGAAGCTATGAGTTTGGGTTTACCAATAGTAGCTAGCGACATACCTGCAATGCAGGAAGTTTTAGGTGATGCAGGTATACTTTTACCTGCCAACAGCGTGGAGGAAATAGTTAAAGCAATTCGACAGGTTCTAGGTTCCTCAAAACTTGCCAATCACATGCGTGAATGTTCATTAAAACGTGCATATCTTTTTTCTTTGGAAAAAATGGTTGAATCTTATGAAGAACTCTTTAATTGA
- a CDS encoding O-antigen ligase family protein, which translates to MTKHSYLAQYIINTILKKNMRKILGFIEQGFTIISLLIYSGGPLTLIISGGANQADVEVTYDTSIIRIFYFLIYLVTFFLLLIRWRKVVYILNQDIFIWILTSLAVISIFWSFAPATTLKDGVALVGSSIFGIYLATRYSIKQQLQLLAYMFSLAIFLSIIFGLLMPHYGIMSDLHTGAWRGIYIHKNALGARMVTSTIVFLFLLIDNKKKYLLVGIGFFLGLSIVLLLLSKSTASIVNLVLILIALLIFKILRLRFILMIPVFICIAIAATSSSIWLMDNADALLLSIGKNPTLTGRTAVWEFVWDMIQKRPWLGYGYGGFWQGWDGESSYIWFSTGWNPTHPHNGLLALWLDLGLLGVLIYLIGFWRSLIRVLVWVRLSKTVESFWPVAHLTYIVIANISETTLLSSNSFVWILYISVACATLTPYKLKVNFHQINSSSSKL; encoded by the coding sequence TTGACTAAGCATTCTTACCTTGCTCAATACATAATAAACACCATCTTAAAGAAAAATATGAGAAAAATTCTAGGTTTTATAGAACAGGGATTTACAATTATATCCCTACTAATTTATTCAGGAGGACCGCTAACTCTAATTATCTCTGGAGGTGCAAATCAGGCTGACGTAGAAGTAACCTATGATACCTCTATTATTCGCATCTTTTATTTCTTAATATATTTAGTAACTTTTTTCTTACTGCTCATACGTTGGCGGAAGGTTGTTTATATACTCAATCAAGATATATTTATCTGGATATTGACAAGTTTAGCTGTAATCTCTATATTTTGGTCTTTTGCACCGGCAACAACTCTGAAAGATGGTGTAGCTCTAGTTGGATCTAGCATATTTGGAATTTACTTAGCTACACGTTACAGCATCAAACAGCAGTTACAACTACTTGCTTATATGTTTAGTTTAGCTATATTTTTAAGCATAATATTTGGCTTATTAATGCCCCACTATGGGATTATGAGTGATTTGCATACTGGAGCTTGGCGAGGCATATATATACATAAAAATGCTTTGGGTGCAAGGATGGTAACTAGTACTATAGTATTTTTATTTTTACTTATAGATAATAAAAAAAAGTATTTGCTTGTAGGTATAGGTTTTTTTTTAGGTTTATCGATAGTCTTATTATTACTTTCAAAATCAACTGCATCTATAGTAAATCTTGTACTAATTCTCATTGCATTGTTAATATTTAAGATTTTAAGATTGCGTTTTATTTTAATGATTCCTGTTTTTATATGTATAGCAATAGCAGCTACAAGCTCATCTATATGGCTTATGGATAATGCAGATGCACTCTTGCTTTCAATAGGTAAAAACCCGACACTTACAGGACGTACAGCTGTCTGGGAGTTTGTTTGGGATATGATTCAAAAACGTCCCTGGCTAGGCTATGGATATGGTGGATTTTGGCAAGGTTGGGATGGTGAATCTTCTTACATATGGTTCTCAACAGGATGGAATCCAACGCATCCTCACAACGGTTTATTAGCCCTTTGGCTTGATTTAGGTTTGTTAGGAGTCTTAATATATCTAATCGGGTTTTGGAGAAGTCTTATTAGAGTATTAGTCTGGGTGCGTTTAAGTAAGACAGTAGAAAGCTTTTGGCCAGTGGCACATCTCACATATATAGTGATCGCAAATATAAGTGAAACTACCTTGTTGAGTTCAAATAGCTTTGTTTGGATTTTGTATATATCAGTAGCTTGTGCAACTTTAACACCGTATAAATTAAAAGTTAATTTTCATCAAATAAACTCAAGCTCAAGCAAACTTTAA
- a CDS encoding glycosyltransferase family 4 protein, whose translation MLVALLHFGFTEYSVELANGLIDYADVTLIHPAKLSSICQKIADSRIRIRPFDKPSSRDLRNVCSMMSMMKIIRELRPDVLHVQETFNYWYDLTLLLNQMPPLVTTIHDVLRHPGDRATTPGTEYSKRIAFYRSQQLIVHAQPLKQILTKQFRVSQQKVNVIAHGELGSSYKCLAGNTTLAREPYTLLFFGRIWPYKGLKYLLQAMPLIAEHIPQVKLIIAGQGENLQQYLPDVCDREHYEILNKFIPDEAVAALFQRSTITILPYIESSQSGVAAIAYAMGTLVIASDVGGLSEMVQHERDGLLVPPRDPRALADSIIRLLSDRDLQNRLRKAALNRCQEDLNWSKIAAQTVEIYRKAINSKNIF comes from the coding sequence ATGTTAGTTGCTTTACTACATTTCGGTTTTACAGAGTATAGCGTAGAATTAGCAAATGGCTTGATAGATTACGCTGACGTCACACTGATTCATCCAGCAAAACTGTCTAGTATTTGTCAAAAAATAGCTGATTCACGAATTCGTATTCGACCATTTGATAAACCTTCAAGCCGCGATTTGCGTAATGTATGCTCGATGATGAGCATGATGAAAATTATTCGAGAGTTACGACCGGATGTGTTACACGTTCAGGAAACTTTTAATTACTGGTATGACTTGACACTTTTACTTAATCAGATGCCACCTTTAGTTACAACTATACATGATGTACTGCGTCACCCTGGAGATCGAGCTACAACCCCTGGTACAGAGTACAGTAAGCGTATCGCTTTTTATCGCTCACAACAGCTAATTGTCCACGCTCAACCGCTGAAACAGATTCTAACTAAGCAATTCCGGGTTTCCCAACAAAAAGTTAATGTTATAGCGCATGGAGAATTAGGTAGCTCGTACAAGTGCCTAGCAGGTAATACTACACTAGCTCGTGAGCCTTACACACTTCTATTTTTTGGTCGGATATGGCCTTACAAGGGTTTAAAATATTTGCTGCAAGCAATGCCCTTAATCGCTGAACATATTCCTCAAGTCAAACTGATTATTGCTGGACAGGGAGAAAACCTACAGCAATATCTCCCTGATGTCTGCGATCGCGAACATTACGAAATCTTGAATAAATTTATCCCTGATGAAGCTGTAGCAGCTTTATTTCAACGCAGTACCATAACAATTTTGCCCTATATTGAATCCTCCCAGAGTGGAGTAGCCGCAATTGCTTATGCAATGGGAACATTAGTAATAGCCTCTGATGTAGGGGGATTAAGCGAGATGGTTCAACATGAACGAGACGGGCTGTTGGTTCCTCCTCGCGATCCTCGGGCACTAGCTGATAGTATCATTCGATTGTTGAGCGATCGCGACTTACAAAATCGGCTCCGAAAAGCTGCTCTAAATCGCTGTCAAGAAGATTTGAATTGGTCAAAAATTGCTGCTCAAACGGTGGAAATTTATAGAAAAGCTATTAATAGTAAAAATATCTTTTAG
- a CDS encoding oligosaccharide flippase family protein, with translation MSTKQKLVVNSISMLLSRLVQSIASFILSAAIARILGAEELGKYLLAFSYYYIFMSIVSQGLKTFFIRELSRKELDTSVYLVNGTLLQFIFAIIGYIVLVVIVFLLPYNDDTSNICYIMGLTIIPFSLSNITEAVFTSQEKMHIIAILTIPVYILRVLVMIRAMQLNYNTVHLAGVMFISEALIFVFEWFLLTRTVKLKLQINRNFIEHILQAARTFLLIEGIGAFSNRIEILILSLLGNEFLIGLFGGITQLMQPFLLIANSVAIAFFPAMSKTLESGREKQRQITEVFIEMLMIIALPFLVGLLFMGQDLLIFVYDLRFIEATLALKVTALTLILSPFNRSLSYLLVANDLERINLREVICTTILGCLLGAFLVSQYKLLGAAIMWLLMSLSAFSQFMYTVYNRLFSLNLWRIIRRPLLVSSLIMLVLIILEKMDISFLVKLVVLTLAYCLFVSVVIINIFVKDKNIWRSFLKKYGNSFKYLVFFRKNK, from the coding sequence ATGTCAACTAAACAAAAATTAGTAGTAAATTCTATATCAATGCTCTTAAGCAGGCTAGTACAAAGCATTGCCAGTTTTATACTATCAGCAGCGATCGCACGTATATTAGGAGCAGAAGAATTAGGAAAATACTTATTAGCATTTAGCTACTACTATATCTTTATGAGTATTGTCTCTCAAGGACTAAAGACCTTTTTTATAAGAGAACTATCTCGTAAGGAATTAGACACATCAGTTTACTTGGTAAATGGGACTTTATTGCAGTTTATCTTTGCTATTATTGGTTATATAGTACTAGTTGTTATAGTGTTTTTACTTCCTTATAATGATGACACTTCAAATATCTGCTACATAATGGGTTTAACAATTATTCCTTTTTCCCTTTCCAATATTACGGAGGCAGTTTTTACATCTCAAGAAAAAATGCATATAATTGCTATTTTAACAATACCAGTTTATATTCTCCGAGTACTAGTAATGATCAGAGCAATGCAACTGAATTATAATACAGTACATTTAGCCGGAGTAATGTTTATTTCAGAAGCATTGATTTTTGTGTTTGAGTGGTTTTTGCTTACTAGAACAGTTAAACTTAAACTGCAAATTAATCGAAATTTTATTGAACATATACTTCAAGCTGCTCGTACATTCTTGTTGATTGAAGGGATAGGGGCATTTAGTAACAGAATTGAGATTTTGATCCTTTCCCTATTAGGTAACGAATTTCTAATTGGTCTTTTTGGTGGCATTACACAATTAATGCAACCTTTTCTACTTATTGCTAATAGTGTAGCTATAGCTTTTTTCCCTGCCATGTCTAAAACACTAGAGTCAGGTCGGGAAAAACAGCGTCAGATAACTGAAGTTTTTATTGAAATGCTCATGATTATAGCTTTACCTTTCTTGGTTGGCTTATTATTTATGGGACAAGATTTACTAATATTTGTTTATGATTTAAGATTTATAGAAGCAACTCTAGCATTAAAAGTAACTGCATTAACACTAATTTTATCTCCTTTCAATCGCTCACTTAGTTATTTGCTTGTTGCTAATGATTTGGAGAGAATTAACTTACGTGAAGTGATATGTACTACTATACTTGGATGCTTATTAGGAGCATTCTTAGTTTCCCAATATAAATTATTAGGTGCAGCCATAATGTGGCTATTAATGAGCTTATCAGCTTTTAGTCAATTTATGTATACTGTTTACAATCGTTTGTTTTCATTAAATTTATGGCGTATTATCCGTCGTCCACTTTTGGTTAGCTCTTTGATAATGCTTGTGTTAATTATTTTAGAGAAAATGGACATAAGTTTTTTAGTGAAATTAGTTGTCTTAACTCTTGCTTATTGCTTATTTGTAAGCGTAGTTATTATTAATATCTTCGTAAAAGATAAGAACATTTGGAGAAGTTTTCTAAAAAAATATGGAAACAGTTTTAAATATTTAGTATTTTTTAGAAAGAATAAATAG
- a CDS encoding glycosyltransferase family 2 protein codes for MKPEVSVIVPAYNTEAYIAQAIESALGQTLNNIEVIVVDDASCDDTTKIAKSFTDKRLKVLVNEKNLGVSGARNRALREAQGKWIAVLDSDDWYAPERLEKLLQIAEVEDADIVAEDLYLVQNNAELPWSTLLNESGEEITALKQIDPIYVVETGIYGQTGLHLGLSKPLFKREFLIKYGIEYDETFPVIQDLYLLMQCLVKGARFIFSPKPYYFYRSRPGSLVTKSKVSHINEFIEVITKLLKQESVQNNPQLVASLYKSLAVLKKYKAYYNVIEPLKQKKILISLRQMIRNPYFFIHFMKQLSTILSRRFNYYILGDKYAFSMLYRIK; via the coding sequence ATGAAACCCGAAGTATCTGTAATAGTGCCGGCATACAATACTGAAGCTTACATTGCTCAGGCAATAGAATCAGCTTTAGGACAAACTCTAAATAATATTGAAGTTATCGTCGTAGATGATGCTTCTTGCGATGATACCACAAAGATAGCAAAAAGCTTTACTGATAAGCGACTAAAGGTATTAGTAAATGAAAAAAATCTAGGTGTGAGTGGTGCACGTAATCGTGCTCTCAGAGAGGCGCAAGGCAAATGGATTGCTGTTCTTGACTCAGACGATTGGTATGCACCAGAACGACTGGAAAAACTTTTGCAGATTGCAGAAGTAGAAGATGCAGATATAGTTGCGGAGGATTTATATCTGGTTCAAAACAATGCTGAATTGCCCTGGAGTACTTTGCTAAACGAAAGCGGAGAGGAAATTACTGCACTCAAACAAATAGATCCGATATATGTTGTTGAAACAGGTATATATGGACAAACAGGCTTACACCTCGGTCTATCTAAACCTCTATTTAAAAGAGAGTTTCTCATCAAGTATGGCATTGAGTACGATGAAACTTTTCCGGTTATTCAAGATTTATATTTACTCATGCAGTGCTTAGTTAAGGGTGCTCGTTTCATCTTCTCACCTAAACCTTATTATTTCTATCGCTCTCGTCCAGGCTCACTGGTAACTAAAAGTAAAGTGAGCCATATTAATGAGTTTATTGAGGTAATTACAAAATTACTAAAGCAAGAGAGCGTACAAAATAATCCTCAATTGGTCGCCAGTTTGTATAAAAGTTTGGCAGTACTTAAGAAGTATAAAGCTTATTATAATGTTATCGAACCTTTAAAACAGAAGAAAATTTTAATCTCTTTAAGACAAATGATCCGTAATCCTTATTTCTTTATACATTTCATGAAACAACTATCAACGATTTTAAGTCGTCGTTTTAACTATTATATCTTGGGTGATAAATATGCATTTAGTATGTTATATCGGATTAAATAA
- a CDS encoding alkaline phosphatase family protein, protein MKKPVIAIGLDAADPVLIKKWISQGYLKNIGKLQQQGTYSNLKNTVKYCGNPTEFSVTEPLWATFSTGCKPNTTGYWESFNYHPEKYDIACDLALSGYDYKEYPPFYALGDSYKVAVFDLPVTRLSEQVNGVQILGWGGHYPYTPSYSKPPELLPQIIHQYGKNPILFNDNGIWWDKAYIKWLKQALKQSTANRAAICCDLLRQQPWDLFLAVFGESHTAGHDIYNYSQSDHPLYPYLSKNATASDPLLEAYENIDQAIGKILTEVPEDAYVLCFSLHGMGPGYSDMLSAAFLPEILYRFNFPTKVAIAPGKLGLTPPPIVTNPIRNSWPGEVWSKNYEPNPIKHLLKPWTPSQFLHSSQNGLASPYPLMEQSVPMGWMPARWYQPLWPQMKAFALPSFTNGHIRINLQGREAEGFVKASEYQALCDELTQVLYRLKDARTGELMVKQVVRTRQSAHDNDPKLPESDVIVVWHERMTDVIDSPDFGRIGPLTYFRAGSHWNRGFVIVKGPDIVPGLNLPESEAVDLPATILQLMGAPIPDYFEGKPLLRNSSQLAFRNSL, encoded by the coding sequence ATGAAAAAACCTGTAATTGCTATTGGGTTAGATGCAGCAGATCCAGTATTAATAAAAAAGTGGATATCGCAAGGATATCTGAAAAATATTGGAAAACTGCAACAGCAAGGAACTTACAGTAATCTCAAAAATACAGTCAAATACTGCGGTAATCCAACAGAATTTTCGGTAACTGAGCCATTATGGGCAACATTTTCCACAGGTTGTAAACCTAATACAACCGGTTACTGGGAGAGCTTTAACTATCATCCAGAAAAATATGATATTGCATGTGATCTAGCTCTTAGTGGTTATGACTATAAAGAATATCCTCCCTTTTATGCTCTAGGAGATAGTTACAAAGTAGCAGTATTTGATTTACCTGTAACAAGGCTTTCTGAACAAGTAAATGGCGTTCAAATTCTAGGTTGGGGAGGGCATTATCCCTACACACCTAGCTATTCTAAACCTCCTGAACTTTTACCACAAATTATTCATCAATATGGCAAAAATCCGATTCTCTTTAATGATAATGGTATTTGGTGGGATAAAGCTTACATCAAATGGTTGAAGCAAGCACTTAAACAGAGTACTGCTAATCGGGCAGCGATTTGTTGCGACTTACTGAGACAACAACCTTGGGATTTGTTTTTAGCAGTTTTTGGTGAGTCGCACACTGCTGGTCATGACATATACAACTACAGTCAGTCAGATCATCCTTTATATCCCTACCTAAGTAAAAATGCCACTGCTTCTGACCCATTACTCGAAGCCTACGAAAATATTGATCAAGCCATAGGAAAGATATTAACTGAAGTTCCTGAAGATGCTTATGTATTATGTTTTTCACTTCACGGTATGGGGCCCGGCTACAGCGATATGCTGAGTGCAGCGTTTTTACCTGAAATACTGTATCGGTTTAATTTCCCTACAAAAGTAGCAATTGCCCCAGGCAAATTGGGGCTTACTCCTCCACCAATAGTTACAAATCCCATTAGGAATTCTTGGCCGGGAGAAGTGTGGAGCAAGAACTACGAACCCAATCCGATTAAACACCTTTTAAAACCTTGGACTCCCAGTCAGTTTTTACATTCAAGCCAAAATGGTTTGGCTTCTCCTTACCCACTGATGGAACAGTCAGTTCCTATGGGTTGGATGCCTGCTCGATGGTATCAACCTCTCTGGCCTCAAATGAAGGCTTTTGCTCTACCCTCTTTTACTAACGGACATATTCGCATCAACCTACAAGGAAGAGAAGCAGAAGGCTTTGTTAAAGCTTCTGAGTATCAGGCTCTGTGTGATGAACTGACCCAGGTACTATATCGTCTCAAAGACGCTAGAACTGGAGAACTCATGGTTAAACAAGTAGTGCGGACACGGCAATCTGCTCATGATAATGATCCTAAGCTGCCAGAGTCTGACGTGATAGTTGTATGGCATGAGCGAATGACTGATGTCATTGATAGTCCTGACTTTGGACGCATTGGCCCTCTAACTTACTTTCGCGCTGGATCTCACTGGAACCGAGGATTTGTAATAGTAAAGGGACCAGATATTGTTCCTGGTTTGAATTTGCCAGAGAGTGAAGCTGTAGATTTGCCTGCGACAATTTTGCAATTAATGGGGGCACCTATTCCTGACTACTTTGAAGGCAAACCTTTGCTGAGGAATTCATCCCAACTTGCATTTAGAAATAGCTTATAG